TGAATTCAAATATTGAAATACCTTACAATACTATATGCGTAAAGATGACATATTCACTGCCATGATTCATGAGGAGCTTGAACAGCATGAACGTTTTTTTCTGTTTCAGGAAAGGGAGCTTTTCAGAAGAAAGGAGTATCAAAAATTAGCGTCCAAATCTCTTCGACAAACAAGGATTTTTGCATTTTTCGTACTTATGACAATCGCTGCATTCTCACTGGTTAGTATAATGCACTTTGTGGAATTTGGCCAGCAAGGCGGGCTTTCCCGATTTGTTCTGGGCATACTTTCCTGGGCTTTTTCTATCGCTTCAGTCTTTTTTTACACTAAAAATGTACTCGAAAAGAAGAAATGTATGGAGCGTGTGCTAAAACTACTTGAAGCACGCGAGCAATTTTACGATACTGCGGGTAATCCATAAACTATTGATTGACAATATTATGCAAAAAATGATTTCTGCTGCGCTACTTATCGGAGGTTTGGTCCTCCTCTATTTCGGTTACCAGGAAACACAATCTTTAGGTAATGAAGTCAATGAATTTGTAACCGGTTCGCCAGACGACCGCTCCATGTGGATGATGGGAGGTGGTGCAGCAATTGCTATTGCAGGACTGGTTGGTCTTGTGCGAGGTAAGATCTTTAAATAATGATACCTCTCATTTTGGATTTTTAACACCAAAAAACATCAATAACCGAGATTCCGGAGCTTCAGCTTTCCTTCAGAATTTATCAATATCTTAAATTTGATATGAAAATTTTGATTGTAGAAGACAATCCGGATCTCCGTGAAAACATTCTCACCTACCTAAGCAGGGAAAACTACATCTGCGAAACAGCTGAAGATTATGAGCAGGGTTTCGACAAAATCATGTCACACACTTACGACGTGGTTTTAATCGATATCATGCTCCCCAAGGGCAACGGTTTACAGCTGCTCAGGGATTTGATTTCGGTTCACCCTCAAACCGGTTCAATTATCATATCTGCTCGTAACGCACTGGATGACAAAGTAACAGGTCTCGAAATTGGTGCGGATGACTATCTGACCAAACCTTTTCAGTTGCCTGAACTTCTAGCCAGGATAAAAGCGGTTCACAGAAGAAATCAACTCGAAGGAACCGACACCTTGCATCTGGGAAATATTGAAATTAACACTTCAACCAGAGTTGTTTCTGTAGAAAATTCACCTCTTAATTTGACACCTAAAGAGTATGACCTACTGCTCTATTTTGCTTCAAACAAAAATAGAGTCCTCTCGAAACAGACCATAGCTGAACACTTATGGGGTGATTATGTAGATCATCTTGATAACCTCGACTTTGTTTATCAGCATATCAAGAATCTTAGAAAAAAGATGACGGCAGAAGGTGCCAGTGACTACATCGAGAGCGTTTATAGTGTAGGTTATAAATTTGTGATACCGAATCAATACCTATGAAACTGATCACAAAATTTATTTGGATCTATCTAACCGTTACCCTGATCGTACTCGGTATCGCCGGATTTCTCTCTTACCATATCATAACGGATGAAATAAACAATGAGCTTAAATGGGAATTCCTGGAACGAATTGACCGTGTGACCTACCTGATTGATCGTGGCCGAAGATTTCACCCAAAGCGTTCAATTGAAGGAGATCGGAATCTGATAGTAGAACGACTCGATTCCATCGTGGAGCCAAAAACGGAAGTTTCGGACACCCTGATCTGGCATGATCGACTGGAGCAAAATGAGCGAAATGTGAAAGTATCCGCCTATCGGACTATTGATGGAGAGTCGTATTTCATATCTACTTACGGCGCCATGATTGAGTCTGATGATATAAAAGAAGCCGTATTAAAAATTCTTTTCTGGATACTGCTACTTCAGGTATTGGGTGCCTTTGGTATCGGATATTTTGTATCGGGAAGACTCTTTAAACCGTTCCGTAAAACACTCGATCAGATCAAGACATTTAAGCTGAACAGTAAATCTTATCTGCCGGCAGAAAAAACGGGAGTTAAAGAGTTCGACAATCTGAATCGGTTTGTAGAGGATATGACGCGCAAAGCAGTATCTGACTATCAAAATTTAAAAGAGTTTTCTGAAAATGCCTCCCATGAACTTCAAACACCATTGGCTATCGCAAAAGGAAAACTCGAGCTACTCGCCGAAACCCCGTTAAATGAAGAACAATACAAACATGTAGAAGCGCTTGAACGTACCGTGAAAAAACTGTCGCGCTTAAGTGAATCCCTCTCCCTCCTGACCAGAATTGAAAATGAGGAGTTTGAAGATAGTCATGAAGTCAATTTTTCGAACCTCATTTCGGAAGGAATTAAAACATTCTCAGAGTTCATTGAATTTAATAATTTGACTCTCGAAACCGATATCGCTGATAATGTGATCGTGAACATCCACCCTGCGTTAGCTGATATTCTCTGGACAAACCTGTTGCAAAATTCCATAAAACACAACGTGGATAACGGTTTTATTTCAATCAAACTAACACCTCATCTGTTAACTATATCAAACAGCGGAAAACCAACAGAAACAGAGCCCTATCTCTTCTTTGAACGGTTCCGTAAAGCAGACCAGAACTCCTCCTCTATTGGTCTAGGGCTGGCTATTATTGAACGAATAGTTCAACAAAACAGCTTAGATATCTCCTACGAAGTTAATAAATCAATACATACGGTTACCATTCAGTTAAAGAATGTAAATAACGAATAACTTCAGAATTACTTTAGAATTAAATCAGTTTTGGAATAAGATTATACTTTAATCTTAAAGTAAATAGTAAACGATATCGTATAAATAAGATACATCCCCCTGAAAATGAGCTTCAGAATTACAAAATCCCTGCTATTATTAAGTTGCTACCTGCTTTTTTCAAATACAGTATTCGCCCAGAATGGTGATCCCGGAACTGTTACCGGTACCGTTGTCAACCCGGAAGGACAAGGTGTACCCAACGCAACTGTAGCCATATTGACTTCAGACCCGGATTCTGAGGAAATTCTCGAGGGTACTGCAACAGACCCTGAGGGACGATTTGAAATTGAGATGGAGCCCGGCACCTATCGACTCAGAATTACATTTGTCGCACTAAATCCATATCTCACAGAAATTGATATTGAATCCGGTGAAACTATTGAGTTGGGACGGATCGAAATGCAGGACCGGCAGGAAGAGCTGGATGAAGTTGTAGTTCGAGGCGAGCGGTCGTATGTAGAAATGAACTTTGACAGCCGACGTTTCAATGTGGGTGAAGATGTTACCAGTCTTGGAGGCTCTGCGCTGGATGTTCTGGACAATGTACCCTCCATCACAACAGACTTTGAAGGAAATGTAAGCCTGCGTGGAAATCAGGGGGTTCAAATTTTGATTAACGGTCGACCTTCCAACCTTGTTCGAGGCGGAACAGATGGACTTAGCAGTATCCCCGCCAATTTAATCGAGTCTGTTGAGGTGATCACCAATCCATCAGCACGCTATGAAGCCCAGGGAACCGCGGGAATAATCGATATCATTCTTGTAGACAACGCCGAACTCGGTTTTAACGGAAATGTAAGGGCAACAACAGGATATCCTCAGGATCACAGCATCAGTACCAACTTGAATTATCAAAAAAACAGTATTAACTGGTTTTTGAATTTAGACTTTGAATATGAAAATGAACCGGAAACAGGTTCTTCATTCCAAAGTTTCAGCGCAGATACAACTTATCTCTTCAGCGAAGATAATGATGTTACTGAACAGGAACGAGAAGGGAATATCTTTTTCGGTGCTGATTTCTTTCTTCCCAATGATCAAATTTTAACCGCATCCTCCCGCATTAGTCTCGAACGCGGGGATGAAGACGGAGATCTTCTATACACCGATTTCAATCCACCGGCGAATCAGATTTATCGCTCCATCGATAATAACTGGGACGTTCTTCGACAGATTGATCGTGAAAATATTGAGGATGCCAAAGAAAGAGATTTTGATGTACGACTACAGTACGAAAATAGATTTGAGGGAGACGATCATCGTTTAACTGCCGATTTCGATTTTGAATTTGGCAGTGAGAGTGAAGATTTTCTTCAGACCGGTACAGACGTAATTGGCATATCAGAGTTTAATAACAGAAGAACTTTTTCTGATGAAGAGTATAGAGAAATTCGGTTTGATACGGATTATGAAAGGCCATTGGGTGAAAATGGGCGGTTTGAGACCGGTATGAGAATCAATTACGAATGGGAGGATAACGATTTCACCTCTGAGGAATTCATTAACGGAGCCTGGACCGAACCTGAAGATGAATTCACTGTAAGTGATAATTTCACCTACATTGAGAACGTGAATGCTCTCTATGCAATCTATTCCGGTCAGGCCGGGGATTTTACGTATCAGGCAGGTCTCCGTGCTGAAAACACAAATATCGAATCAAAACTGGATTTAGCCGGAACAGAGAGCAGTCAGAACTACACCAACCTGTTTCCCAGTCTGTTTCTTTCCTACACTATTAGTGAGCAAAACTCTTTACAAATCAGTTATAGCCGGCGAATTTCACGACCGTGGTCGTTTTATCTACTTCCTTTCACTGAGATCCGGGATTCCAGAAACCGTCGAGTTGGGAATCCCGACCTAAAACCTGAAATCGGTAACTCCTACGAATTTGGCTGGCTGCGTCGCTGGGAAACCGGGTCAGTTCTCACAAGTTTTTATTATAGATATCGTACGGGTGTTATTGAGAGTGTCTACACCATTGACGGAGATGGTATCACGACACGATTCCCGATCAACCTTGCTACTGAAGACGCCTGGGGAGTTGAGATCTCTGCTGATCAGGATCTATTTGAAGGATTTCAACTGTCCGGAAGTATGAACCTATTCCAATCTGAATCGGAAGGCCAGTTTGAAGGCGAGCTGTATGAGAGCAGCAGTGAATCATTTACCAGCCGTTTACGCGTCAGATATCGATTTTTAGAGAGCTGGAATTTCCAATCCTACATGTTTTACCGCGGTCCGCGCGAGACAACGCAGGGAAGAAGAGGCGGTTCCGCATTTTTTGGAGCCGGGTTGTCCAAACAGCTATTGGATGATAAAGCGAGAATTTCACTGAATGTGAGAGATCTTTTCAACTCCAGAACCAGTGATCGAGAAGTGATTCGGGAAACATCTTACACCAACAATAACTACAGCTGGTCATCCCGTTCGTTCAGGGTTACTTTTCAGTATAATTTCAATTCAGAAGGCAGACGATAATCAGAACAGCTCGCAATTGTGAAGGGAAAGTAGGTTATTCTTCTTTCTTTTCACTTAGTTTTTGAACGGCTTCATCCATATCTCGAATCAACTGCCATCTGTACATTCCGGCATTGTGGCCATCATTCCAGGTGATTTTCAAGGCGTGATTTCCTACAGGCTCAGCCTTCACAATTTCATACGTACGGGTCGGTTTAATTCTGAAAAGTTCCGGTTCGTACTTTCCCATTTCCGAATGTCCGCCCCTGCAGGTTACACAAGGACAGTTTTTTCGCAGTCCAAATAGAGACAGTTCCGTAACATGACCATCTCCCCACTCCACTTTAAACAACTGTTCCGAATTACTAACATCTACCGATACCGGTTTGTATCTTGCGTCCATTACCTGATGATTTTGAATATTTCTGCTCAGGGGTTTCAACCCTTTGGATGAATAAATATACGCACCATTTATGTGGATTTTAAGTCTCTTTTTACTGATCATTTTGGCTGGTTCCGCTTATGCCGGTTCTCTCAAGCTCTTCACGTTAGACAAAATGAACCCGGCCAATGTATTGAACAGCCTGCTTGTTCTGCTACTATTTTTCACTTTGCTGATAGTGGCCTACTCATTC
This is a stretch of genomic DNA from Rhodohalobacter barkolensis. It encodes these proteins:
- a CDS encoding DUF3185 family protein — translated: MISAALLIGGLVLLYFGYQETQSLGNEVNEFVTGSPDDRSMWMMGGGAAIAIAGLVGLVRGKIFK
- a CDS encoding outer membrane beta-barrel family protein, encoding MSFRITKSLLLLSCYLLFSNTVFAQNGDPGTVTGTVVNPEGQGVPNATVAILTSDPDSEEILEGTATDPEGRFEIEMEPGTYRLRITFVALNPYLTEIDIESGETIELGRIEMQDRQEELDEVVVRGERSYVEMNFDSRRFNVGEDVTSLGGSALDVLDNVPSITTDFEGNVSLRGNQGVQILINGRPSNLVRGGTDGLSSIPANLIESVEVITNPSARYEAQGTAGIIDIILVDNAELGFNGNVRATTGYPQDHSISTNLNYQKNSINWFLNLDFEYENEPETGSSFQSFSADTTYLFSEDNDVTEQEREGNIFFGADFFLPNDQILTASSRISLERGDEDGDLLYTDFNPPANQIYRSIDNNWDVLRQIDRENIEDAKERDFDVRLQYENRFEGDDHRLTADFDFEFGSESEDFLQTGTDVIGISEFNNRRTFSDEEYREIRFDTDYERPLGENGRFETGMRINYEWEDNDFTSEEFINGAWTEPEDEFTVSDNFTYIENVNALYAIYSGQAGDFTYQAGLRAENTNIESKLDLAGTESSQNYTNLFPSLFLSYTISEQNSLQISYSRRISRPWSFYLLPFTEIRDSRNRRVGNPDLKPEIGNSYEFGWLRRWETGSVLTSFYYRYRTGVIESVYTIDGDGITTRFPINLATEDAWGVEISADQDLFEGFQLSGSMNLFQSESEGQFEGELYESSSESFTSRLRVRYRFLESWNFQSYMFYRGPRETTQGRRGGSAFFGAGLSKQLLDDKARISLNVRDLFNSRTSDREVIRETSYTNNNYSWSSRSFRVTFQYNFNSEGRR
- a CDS encoding response regulator transcription factor; this encodes MKILIVEDNPDLRENILTYLSRENYICETAEDYEQGFDKIMSHTYDVVLIDIMLPKGNGLQLLRDLISVHPQTGSIIISARNALDDKVTGLEIGADDYLTKPFQLPELLARIKAVHRRNQLEGTDTLHLGNIEINTSTRVVSVENSPLNLTPKEYDLLLYFASNKNRVLSKQTIAEHLWGDYVDHLDNLDFVYQHIKNLRKKMTAEGASDYIESVYSVGYKFVIPNQYL
- a CDS encoding DUF971 domain-containing protein; its protein translation is MDARYKPVSVDVSNSEQLFKVEWGDGHVTELSLFGLRKNCPCVTCRGGHSEMGKYEPELFRIKPTRTYEIVKAEPVGNHALKITWNDGHNAGMYRWQLIRDMDEAVQKLSEKKEE
- a CDS encoding sensor histidine kinase, with product MKLITKFIWIYLTVTLIVLGIAGFLSYHIITDEINNELKWEFLERIDRVTYLIDRGRRFHPKRSIEGDRNLIVERLDSIVEPKTEVSDTLIWHDRLEQNERNVKVSAYRTIDGESYFISTYGAMIESDDIKEAVLKILFWILLLQVLGAFGIGYFVSGRLFKPFRKTLDQIKTFKLNSKSYLPAEKTGVKEFDNLNRFVEDMTRKAVSDYQNLKEFSENASHELQTPLAIAKGKLELLAETPLNEEQYKHVEALERTVKKLSRLSESLSLLTRIENEEFEDSHEVNFSNLISEGIKTFSEFIEFNNLTLETDIADNVIVNIHPALADILWTNLLQNSIKHNVDNGFISIKLTPHLLTISNSGKPTETEPYLFFERFRKADQNSSSIGLGLAIIERIVQQNSLDISYEVNKSIHTVTIQLKNVNNE